CAATACCCCAGGTTTCGTTCACCATACGTCCTGTCATCTTAGGGAACCAGTGGTAGACGGCAGCGTAGATGCCAAACACACTGCCACCAAACAGCACGTAATGAATGTGTGCCACCACAAAATAGGTGTCGTGGACGTGGATGTCAAAAGGCACTGATGCCACCATGACTCCAGTGATGCCGCCAATGACAAACATCGAGATAAAGCCCAGTGCAAATAACATCGCACTGTTGAGGCTGATTTTGCCGCCCCAAATTGTGCCCAGCCAACCAAAGACTTTGATCCCTGTTGGCACCGCGATTACCATCGTCGTGATCATGAAGAACATCCGCAACCACGCCGGGGTGCCGCTGGTAAACATGTGGTGCGCCCACACAATCAAGCCCAAAAAGCTAATGGCGATGCTGGAATAGGCGATCGCCCGATAGCCAAACAGAGGTTTGCGGGAATGCACTGGCAAAATCTCAGAAATCGCACCAAACAGCGGCAAGATCATAATGTAAACCGCTGGGTGGGAATAAAACCAGAACATATGCTGATACACAATTGGGTCGCCGCCCCCGGTCGGGTTAAAGAAGGCAGTTCCCGCCAGCAGGTCAAACGCCAACAAAATCAATGCGCCTGCCAATACAGGAGTGCCAATTAAGATCAGCCCAGAGGTTGCCAGCATCGACCAGCAAAACAGCGGCATGTCATTGATGCCCATCCCGGGAACGCGCATCCGCAAAATGGTCACTAAAAAGTTGAGTGCTCCCAAAATAGAGGAGGTTCCTAACCCCAGCAACCCCAAAATCCAGATACCTTCACCCACTTTGCCCGATACCAGACTCAAGGGGGGGTAGGATGTCCAGCCCGCTTGTGGCGGTTCCAAAAAGAAGCTCAGAACCAGTGCCAATCCTGCCGGAACGATCATCCAGAAGGCAACCCCGTTGAGCTTGGGGAATGCCATATCCTTTGCCCCTACCATCAGGGGAATCATATAGTTTGCCAATCCGGCTCCGGCAGGAATAATCCACAGAAAGATCATAATAGTGCCGTGCAGGGTCAACATGCCGTTGTAAACATCAGGGGCAACCAGATCAGAGGCGGGTGTTGCCAACTCGGTACGAATGGCGGTCGCCAATGTACCCCCAATCAGATAAAAGAAGAAAGCCGTTACCAGGTATTGAATACCAATCACCTTGTGATCGGTGCTGAATAAAAAATACTCCCACCACTTGCGTTCCGGTGGTGTTTCATGAACCACAGGCGGCGTTGCGGTGGATTGCCATTCTGCTTGAGTCATACGTGCTGGGTTCTCGTGATATTAAATGGCTTGTCAGGGCAAGTTTAGAAAGTACAAAATCTCAGGGCGTGACCGAGGGATGTGTGTGTAGTTGCGCCAGAGCTTCAGGGGAAATCGCTTTGCCCATCGTGTGATCCACAATTGGGGTTAAGTAGTCTGCTTCTGAGCGGTCTTCCGAACGCATTGCCACTACTTGAGCAGTGTTGTCATTGCTGGCGACCTGTTGTTGTAACCAACCGTCAAACTCATCAGACGAGTGAACAAACAACTTGGCAGCCATTGCACCGTGATAAGGACCACACAACTCAGCGCAGACAATGGGGTATTCTCCCTCTCGCGTCGGCTTAAAGCGCAGCTCTGCGTCACGTCCTGGAATCGCGTCTTGCTTGAGGCGAAACTCTGGCAACCAAAATGCATGAAGCACGTCCTGCGCCTTGATGTTCAACTGCACCTCTTTGCCAACAGGGACGTGAAGCTCACCCGTTGTAACGCCGCTCGCAGGATAGGTAAAGATCCAGGCATATTGCAGCCCCATCACGTCAACCACTAAATCGGCTGCTCTGCCCTCGTCAGCAGGCATTGCCCCAATTCCCAGTGCCATGTGGTGATGTCCCGGCATTTTAGGTTTGGGAGATGCAATTAAACCTGTCGCTTCATCACCGGGCACCATGGCAACCTGAGCTACTCCTGGGTCAAGGGCTGCGTTGGGGTCAAAGCCACCCAGGCGATTGTAGACCTCAAAGCTGTAAACCCCAATCACCAACACAACTACAGCCGGAATCGCAGTCCAGACAATCTCTAACGGGATATTGCCATGAATCGGTGGACCGTCAGCCTGATCACCAGCGCGACGACGGAACTTAAATACAGAAATAACCAGAATGCCTTGTACGAGTAGAAAAAGTCCGACGGACACCGTCATCATCGTGTTAAACAGCCCATCAATAATGGCAGCTTCTTCTGAAGCGGCTATGGGCAGCAAACCGTGATTTTGTCCGTACCAAATGCTAACTAGCGTCAAGGCGATGCCAGCCAACATTGTGAGGATATTACTTGGAATGTTCACGGCTAAATTAAATTACCTAATGCTTCTTACCACGTTAGAACAGCAAATCAATTCAGACCAATTCAGATCAACAAAAAAGACCTATCTTTAGGAATTTCTTTAGGATCAGGGAGCTTTTTTACCTCTATTTAGTGATGATAACTACAACCGGAAAGGAAACGTGTATTTATGTAAACAAGCTGAAACAAATATAAATTATCATTTCTAATTTCTTCTTTAAGAAATAAGTGGGACAATCCGAAGATTTTCTAAAAGCTCTGTCAATTCTGAATAGCATCACTAAAGTAGTAAAAAGTAGCGATTAAATTACCTCGTTCGCTAGCTGAAGTTACGGCTCGGCTTGAGATTAACTTTAGTGTTTTTTAATGTTTGATGCGTAATGAATTTCTATTTGTTTGGAGGCACGGAGAATGACTGATTCTGTGATTCATCAACGTGCCTTAGATGCAGGTGATATTACTCGCTCTTCAGAGGTTTTAAGACCTGTTGATCACATTCGAAAGTTGATCTGGAAAATTGCGATCGCCACCCTAATTTTGATGGCAATTGGCAGCGCAACACGGGTCATGAACGCTGGGCTTGCCTGCCCAGACTGGCCCCTTTGCTATGGCACGTTGTTTCCCAGTCAACAGATGAATTTCCAGGTGTTTTTAGAGTGGATTCATCGTCTGGATGCCGCATTAATCGGACTGATGGCGATCGCTCTGGTGGGTTTGAGTATCTGGTATCGCCAAGACTTACCGCAATGGACACCCTGGGGAGCAAGTTTTGCCCTGTTCCTAATTGTGTTTCAGGGGATCTTGGGTGGGTTGACTGTCACCGAAATGCTGCGGTTTGACATCGTGACTGCGCACCTCGGCACTGCCCTCCTGTTTTTTATGACCCTGCTGATCATGGGTACTGCACTGATGCCTTATCAAGGGACGGGTACTGCTGGACGGTTACCGTGGATTAGTTTCAGTGCCGCGTTGCTGATTTATTTGCAAAGCCTCACAGGTGCTCTCGTCGGTTCACAGTGGGCACTGCATCAATGTCTCTCGATCGCCCAACTATGTAGCGTGATGAACAGTCACCTCGTAGGTGTGATGCCCACCAGTGTCATGGTGATTATCCTGGTGACGCTGGCATGGCGCACCCCTGCGCTGCACCCGGTGCTACGACAACTTGCTAATAGTGCCGCTGGGTTGCTCCTGATGCAACTTGTGTTGGGGGTCTCCACATTTCGATTACACCTCCAGGTCGAGTTGTTGACGGTGGCGCACCAGTTTGTGGGAGCCGCTCTTTTAGGCACCCTGATCTGTTTCACAATTTTGGGTTGGCGTGATAGCAGCCAGAGTAAAACTGCCTTCCGTCATGCTCTGGAGAGCGTTGAACCCTAACGTCTGCTGAAATCTCACCTTCACTAGACCCGTTCAGTGTCTTGTTCGCTCAGCTCCTCAAATCTATCTATCGTGCTTTGACCAGCCCTAAAACTCATCACTCGTTAGGAATTTAAGCTGATGCATGAAACCGCTTTTGCCGGAACAACTCGCCACCATCGCAACTTCTGGCAAGTCATTCAGAGTTACTGGCAACTCACCAAACCCCGCATTATTGTCTTGTTGTTGATCACGACCGCAGGCAGCATGTGGATTGCTGCAAAGGGAGAAGTTGATCCCCTCTTGCTGATCGTGACTTTGTTGAGTGGTGCGCTGGCTGCCGCCTCAGCCAACACAATTAACTGTCTCTACGATCGCGACATTGATTATGAGATGGAACGCACTCGCCATCGCCCCTTGCCATCTGGTCGTGTGCAGCCCCGTGACGCACTCATTTTTGCGATCGCCCTGGCTTTGATTTCCTTTTCGCTACTGACGGTCTTTGCCAACTTGTTGAGTGCGATGTTAGCAATGTCTGGCATCGTCACTTATGTTCTGGTCTACACCCACTGGCTCAAACGCCACAGCACTCAAAACATTGTGATTGGGGGTGCGGCGGGTGCCATTCCGCCATTAGTCGGTTGGGCTGCTGTCACTGGCGACTTGGGTTGGGCAGCCTGGGTATTTTTCGCCATTATCTTTTTCTGGACGCCACCCCACTTCTGGGCACTGGCGATGATGATTCGAGAAGATTACGCTAAAGTCGGTGTGCCGATGCTCCCGGTGGTCGTGGGCGAGGAACCAACCGCTCGACAAATCTGGATTTATACCCTGTTGCTAATTCCTGTGACGCTGTTGCTGGTCTATCCCCTGCATACGATGGGTACGGTCTACATGGCGATCGCCCTCCTTCTGGGTGGCATCTTTGTTGCCAAAGCGTGGGCACTACTCCAGCAACCGACTGATTTGGGTCTGGCGCGATCGCTGTTTAAGTACTCCATCTTTTACATGATGCTGTTGAGTGCAGGAATGGCGATTGATAGTCTACCCATCACCCACCAACTCACGGCTGTAGCCGCTGACTATCTCAACACCTGGGTCAGCACGGTTGCCAGCATAATGATGGGATAAGACGTAAGGCAAAAGGCTGAGGGATGAAGGATTAAGTCATCAAAGCGCGATCGCTTTTTTCTCTTCGCGGCTCATTCTCATCCCTTATTCTTTTCTCTTAGCGTTTATCCTTCATCCCTTATTCTTTTCTCTTAGCCTTTATCTCTTAGCGTTTATCCTTTATCTCTTAGCCTTTTTTATCACTCCGTTTCCCCAGGTGGCAAAGATGGAGGGCTAGCCTGAGGGATTGGTCTGAGGATCGGCACGGGGGGCAGTCGGTAGCTGGGGATAGGGGGTAGCGGCACGATGAAAGTAGGTAGCGGCGGCAGCCCGCTATCAGTCCCTAGATCCGTTGCCAGTCCACGCCGCTGAATCGAGTTCAGATTGCTCACAGGATTGCCCGCCAAACGCACGTAATAGAGTCGCCTCAGCGATCGCAACGGGGCTACATCACGAACGCGGTTGTTGCGCAGGTCTAAAAAGCCCAAGTTGGAGAGCGATCGCAAGGTCGTAATGCTTGAGATGCGGTTGTTGTTCAGGGCAAGTACCTCAAGACGAGTCAGCGATCGCAATGGGTTCAGATCAGCAATTTGGTTCTCACCCAGTTGCAACTCGTTCAGATTGACCAGAGGCTGCAAATGGCTCACATTGGTGATGCGATTGCGGTTCAAGCTGAGGGTTTGTAACTGAGTCAGCGATCGCAACGGAGTGACATCTGTAATCTGGTTATGATTGAGCCTCAGTGTTTCCAACTGGGTTAGCGATCGCAATGGGGCAATATCAGTAACTTGATTGTTTGCTAAGCCCAACCCGGTGAGTGCTGTGAGGGATTCCAAACCGTTGACGCGGGTGATGCGATTCTCACCTAAGTTGAGAAAGGTGAGACTGGTCAGCGATCGCAACGGAGCGGGATCAACAATTTGATTGTTATTGAGCGAAAGGTTCGTCAATTGGGTCAATGCCCCCAAGGGCGTGACGTCTGTAATCTGGTTGCGTTCTAAGCCCAGTGTGGTGAGTTGCGTTAAGGATGCCAGGGGACTGACATCTGTCACCGCATTACCCCGTAACCGGAGATGTTGTAACTGGGTCAGCGTCGCGATGGGAGCCAGGTCAGTGACCTTACAGCCCTCCAGACTCAACACTTGCAGGTTGGTCAGGGGGGTGAGTGGACTCAAACTCGTAACATCGTTTCCACTCAGGTGGAGTTGTGTTAATGCTGTTAAAGAGCTTAACGGGGTCAAATCTTGAATTCGGTTGTCTTTGAGGCTCAGAGAAGTCAGTTGAGTTAATTCAGCTAGAGGCGCAATATCAACGATGTTGCTGCTGTTCAACTCCAAAGTTGTGAGATGGGTTAGCGATCGCAGTGGGCTGAGATCTGCAATGCGATTGTTATCGAGATACAGTGCTCTGAGATTGGTCAGAGGCTCTAGAGGACGCAGATCAGTAATTTCAGTTTGACCATCCCTAAAGTAAGCCGTCATCGGTCTGCCCGAAGAATTAAAGGGAGTTGGGTAACTCAACAACGGGAGTGGTGGTAGGAGCGGAGGCAGAAGGGGGACGGCAGAGAATTGTGGAGTTGAGTTTGTGGCTTGTGCCTCTTGTTGTTGGCGTAAATACAGGACATACGGGTTCAGCCTGAGATCGAGCGTTACCTGTTCAGGAGCCATTAACCGTTCGTTGGCTTCTGTGCAATCCGTTGTGCCAACCGCTCTCAGCAATGCATTCACTGTGTCTCTTGCAGCCTGATCAATATTGGCGCGATAAAGACACCATTCTTCAAAGGTTTCAAACGCTTCAGGGGCGACAGGTTGCGCCAAAGTTGGTAATTCAGCCGAGAATACAGCCACCAATGACAGACAGGTCGCTCTCAATTGCACATGGATGTGAGGCATAGATTTCTATCAGATCAACAGGCATGAAACCCTAGTTGATAACACCCTGCGATCGCCTCTTTCCTGAAAACCGCTTAGCCCTTGATCCTGAGTAATTGGCTGACCTCGTCCCAATTTAAAAAGTCCTGTAACAAAGCAGAGTATCCTGCCACATTGGGGTGTAGCCCATCAGCACAGAGACGCGATCGCCACCACGACTCGCCTCGTGACAACCACAGATCAAACAAGTCCAGGTAAGGAATCTCTCGCTCTAAACAGGCTAGTCGAGTTGCCTCTTTGTATTGATGTTGGTCGGCATGATTGTAATAGAGCAAATCTGAGAAAGGCATCTTTGTCTCATCCACTGGAGTCATGCCAACAAAGATTACTTGACAGAGCCGCTGAGCCTGATCTAATAAATCAGCCAGGTCTGTCTCAAAATCGTCAAACTCAGTAAAGTTGCGCCCATGCCGTCGCCCTACACGAGCAGAATCATTGACTCCAACCGACAAAATAATCACATCCGGAACCCGGTGTCGCAGTTCTCCGCGATGGCGGAACTCATCCTCAAGCCGTCGTGCGACATGGCGCACCCCATCTCCGCGCACACCCAGGTTATAGAGCACATGCCCTACACTATCGGCTGCCATCCACTGGCGGCGCAACCGTTCCACCCAACCCCCTCCCTCCGGGTCGCCAAAACCATAAATCAGACTGTCTCCAAGCGCAACCAGTCGCAGGGGTTGAAGTTGATTGGGCGCGAGGAGCGATGACTGACTGGATTGACCAACTAAGGTTTGCATGGAGGAAAGTTGTAAAACGAACTACAAAAAAGATTCACCCTTGAAGGGACTTTAGCATCCAGTGTAAAACTTTTCAATTCTTCGCATATTGCAAGAAAACTACAGTCCCATATTCGTTTTCTACTATCAAAGGGACAAGAAACCAGGAAATTCGTTCAAAACTTACAGCTTGTCTCCGACGGCAAGCATCACTGAATAACATGAATTCGAGATCAGGATTTTGGCAGTTGAACCCGCTGCTATAAGAACAAAACCAACCTGCGTCAGTTCGTCTAACTTTTGATCTTCAGCCGTCTGCGAAATCAGATTTGGCTCCGGTATCCGCGATCATTCGCCAGAGGCTGAACTGTACGGGTTTGACATGGCCAAACTCCTCCACTCCCCATCTACTGACACTGCGACAGATCGAATGACGGCTGATACACTAGATAAGAACTTGGGGCAGATTTCTGCGTCAGGTTTGTTGTCCATCTGTTTTCTGGGATTGCTTGTGGCTAAAAGTTCCTTACAAAAACGCTCAACTCTCGATGCATCTCAGTTGATGCGACGGGCAGAAGATTTAATTAATGCCGCTTCCAACCGCTATCGCATCACGGTGCAGGTGGCAAACCGGGCACAACGTCGTCGTTTTGAAGAGTTTGATAGCTTAGACGATCCCAAAATGAAGCCAGTGATTCGGGCAATCATCGAGATGTCTGATGAGCTAACTCAGCCTGAAATTATCGGTGAATAAATGTAGGTTAAGAACCTGTGCGATCGCTGAAAGTATTTTCATCGCTGCCAAAATCCTTAAAATATGCGGCTCTGGTATGGCTCATACCAGGGCTGTTGTTCTTGTCTACGGCATTGCCACTGGCGGCTACATTCCCTACCTCTCAAGACCTTGGAAAGCAATCTGCTCAGCAGATGTTAGTCCAAGCTACTCCGGATGGGGCACCCCCCACAACTGAACGGGTTCGTCCTCTAGATGTGTGGCAGCAAGTGTATGAACGCTTGCCGGACTTGCCACGCGAAGACCAATACATCAGCAGTGAGACGGGACAGATTGCTACGAGCAGTACGTTGATCAGTCGCTTAATTCGCTATCACACCTTTGTTCGGGGGCGATCGCCCAACTATCGATTCGATTGGAAGCTTACCCTAGCCGATTACCTGGGTGTAAACGAATTGATCCGTTCTGCGGGCTACCCCGGTTATGACACGCTCACCGTCAATCCGCTCAGTGGCGATCGAGAGGCGATCGGTCAGCTAACCCGTGCTCAACGAGATACTTTAGTAAATGTTCTGGTTTCGGTGTTTACAACTGCAAATAACACTGCCTCACCCACTCCAACGACTCCATCTCGTCCCACGGCTACACCCCGTCCATCGGTCACTCCTCCAGTAATACAACCGCGTCCTGGTGATGCCCAACTCTTGCAACTCTGAGTTATGGCACGTCAACTGAAACAGGGAGCAGGTTGGCAATTGGGTTGGAACCCAGATGCCTCCGATTACAAAGGCTTAGTTGGCACGGATGAATGGGCGATCGAGCTAACCGAAGCCGAACTCGATGATTTTTGTCGTCTACTGCAACAATTGGCAGACACGATGGCTCAAATCGCAGCAGAGCTTATGGATGAGGAAAAGATAAGCTGCGAGGTCGAGAGCGACCTGTTATGGTTGGAGGCAGAAGGCTTTCCCCATGCCTATGCGCTGCGGTTGATCCTGCATACAGGACGACGCGCCCAAGGCTACTGGTCAGCGATCGCCGTCCCGGAGCTTATTCAAGCCGCTCAAACCCTCAAGGTTTTCTAAGGATCGTGAATCAAATAATCTGAAAAACGGCAACCCCCTGTACGGGCGCGGCATTCGGCAGAGGGTTCTGAAACAATGGCAAGGACTTTTGACCGAATGTCACGCCCCTACGCCAGGAATTACACCTTCATAAATTCGCGTTCCTTAGGATCGCGAATTAAACAATATGAGCAACCTCCTGGCTGTACGGGTTTGGCATTGCCAAACCCCTCCACAAAAATTGCATTTTATTTAGTCCACCATCCTAATCACCAACGGTGATCAGCAATCAGGCTACGGTTTAGTGTTAACACTCACAGGTCCGTTCACCAAGGTTTGACACGCTAGCCGATAAGTGTCAGGCTTCTTTTTGAGTTTCCGATTCTCAACATCCGTACGAGGCGATAGGTTTTCCATTCCCTCCACAATCTCCACAATGCAAGTGCCGCATTGTCCATAGCCTCCACAACTCATCATCTTGCCTACAAAGGTGTAGAGGTCAATACCATTCTCGATCGCCTTAAGCCTTAAATTGGCACCATCCGCCGCAATAACTTCCCGATTTTCTTTAACAAACTTAATATTAGCCATGCCTAGAATACCTTCTCTACGTCTGTGCTCTAATGGCATGAATTGCCAGGAGCACTGGTTACACACGACAAAAACTGCAACATTAAATAAATCTTAACAGTCCTCGTCTCTGCCAACTTAACGTCTGACTCAAAACAAACGCACAGTAAAAGCTCATAAAAGTTGGACTGATTCAAGACAATAACCAGTCCCAGGTCTTATGTTACAAACTCTTAATACTCTCTCATAAACTCAAATGACTTTGAAACAAGTCATTTCTGATCCGTCATTCTGCTTAAAACAGCTTTATAACAAGACTTCTGTCTATAGCAAGTCAGATCTAACTCTTAGTATTAACTGTTCTAAACCTTGCAACCTACAGGGTTTTTATGGAACACTTCTTTATACACTTTCATTTTTACAAACCTATTGTCAAACTGATGCCATTTATACTTTCCTTCCTTAGGAGGAAGCTATGGGCATAGGTTAGGGCTTCTGGTGTCCTAAATCTGGTAGGCTTACCTGTATCGGGCACCTTAATAAAAGGCTGAAGGAAGCGTTCAAACACAATTAGGAGGAGCGTAGTCGATGGGACTACCCTGGTATCGAGTACACACAGTTGTCATCAATGACCCAGGACGGCTGATTGCTGTACACCTAATGCACACCGCCCTGGTTGCAGGCTGGGCTGGCTCAATGGCTTTGTATGAGCTGGCTATTTTTGACCCCAGTGATCCTGTCCTGAACCCTATGTGGCGTCAGGGCATGTTCGTATTGCCGTTCATGGCTCGTTTGGGAGTCACTCAGTCCTGGGGTGGTTGGAGCATCACAGGTGAAACAGCTGTCGATCCTGGCTTCTGGTCATTTGAAGGCGTCGCCGCCGCCCACATTATTCTGTCTGGGTTACTGTTTTTAGCGGCTTGCTGGCACTGGGTTTATTGGGACCTAGAGCTATTTAGAGATCCACGTACAGGCGAGCCTGCTTTAGACTTGCCTAAGATGTTTGGTATTCATCTATTTCTATCCGGTCTACTCTGCTTTGGATTTGGTGCATTCCACCTGACGGGCTTATTTGGTCCCGGCATGTGGGTGTCCGATCCCTACGGTCTGACGGGTAGCGTCCAACCTGTTGCGCCATCGTGGGGTCCAGAAGGATTCAACCCCTTTAACCCCGGTGGAATTGTGGCTCACCACATCGCCGCAGGAGTTGTTGGTATTATTGCGGGTCTATTCCATTTGGCAGTTCGTCCTCCAGAGCGTCTGTACAAGGCGTTGCGGATGGGGAACATTGAGACGGTACTCTCTAGTAGTATTGCGGCTGTCTTCTTTGCGGCGTTTGTTGTTGCTGGAACAATGTGGTACGGCAACGCAGCTACGCCAATCGAATTGTTTGGTCCTACCCGTTATCAATGGGATAGCGGTTACTTCCAGCAAGAAATCGATCGTCGAGTTCAGGCTGAACTGGCAGATGGGGCAAGCCTCAGTGAAGCGTGGTCTGCGATCCCTGAGAAATTGGCTTTCTATGACTACGTGGGCAATAACCCCGCGAAGGGTGGTCTGTTCCGTACAGGTCCAATGGTCAAGGGAGATGGAATCGCTGAGGGTTGGTTAGGTCATGCTGTCTTCAAAGATAAGGAAGGCCGTGAACTGAATGTTCGCCGCATTCCTAACTTCTTTGAAAACTTCCCCGTTGTTTTGACTGATGCAGATGGCATTGTCCGGGCTGATATCCCATTCCGTCGTGCGGAGTCGAAATATAGTTTTGAGCAAGCTGGAGTCACGGCGACCTTTTATGGCGGTGCTCTGGATGGTCAAACCTTTACTGATCCCGCGGCTGTGAAGCAGTACGCTCGTAAAGCGCAATTGGGTGAGGCATTTGAGTTCGATCGGGAAACTCTCAACTCTGACGGTGTGTTCCGCACCAGTCCCAGAGGTTGGTTTACCTTCGGACACGCTTGTTTCGCTTTGTTGTTCTTCTTTGGTCATATCTGGCACGGCTCCCGCACCATCTTCCGCGATGTGTTTGCTGGGGTTGATCCTGATCTGTCTGAAGAGCAAGTTGAGTGGGGCTTCTATCAGAAGGTGGGTGATAAGACAACCCGCCGTAAGGAAGCGGTTTAACTTAGGCTTAGAAATGGTCTAACGGAAATCTTGTATCTTGTTAGACCATTTCTGTCTTTGTCTGTACACTGGTGTTAGTGGAACTGTTTAGGGACTTAAAACTATGGAAAGCGTTGCCTACATTCTGTTCCTGGCTGGTGCTATCGCGGTTCTATTTTTCGCGATCGCCTTTCGTGAACCTCCTCGAATTAGCAAAGACTAATCTGAATTCGTTCAGATTTGACATTACGACGGTTGCAATTGCCTGAGTTGTCCTTGTTTTTGGTTAAATTAACCTTTAGCCAAGTAACTATTTGGATAAACTCAGGTTTTTGCTATTAGGATTGCAGTATTATTGCCCGTAGTTTTGAAATTTGCCCAAGGGCTTGCCATGCGCTGTCCATTCTGCCAATTCACAGAAAATCGAGTGTTGGAGTCGCGATCGGCTGAGTCGGGGCAAAGCGTCCGGCGGCGACGAGAATGTTTACAGTGCAACCGCCGCTTCACGACCTACGAGCGAATTGAGTTTGTCCCGATTACGGTAATCAAACGGGATGGCGATCGCGAGTCCTTCGATCGCTCAAAACTGCTACGTGGCATTATGCGAGCCTGTGAAAAAACAGGAGTGTCTACGGTTGAGCTAGAAAATCTGGTAGACGAGATTGAGGCTGAGCTTCAACAGCGATCGGTTCGAGAGGTATACAGTAACGAAATTGGCGAACTCGTACTCAAGCATCTACAAACGCTCAACGAAGTGGCTTATATTCGATTTGCCTCTGTGTATCGCCAATTTCAAGGGATTCGAGATTTTGTTGATACCCTCAATCATTTGCAGAGCGTCACCGATAAAAGTAGTCCTTCCACGACATTAGACTCCGGAGATCTCTCTGCATCTGAGAATAATGTACGAGAGGCATCTCTTCGTCCCTAAACGGGTCGCCCCTAGAGGAACGCTGAACAATTTTTAATCATTGAGTGCTGCTTGTAGCAGTTGGTTTCTGCGTCGCTGTCATTGAGCATGACGCCTGGTTTTGAAGAACAATTCGATGCAAATCCCTTAAAAAGTCTAGAAACAATAACTTCTATCGCTTGAGTTGAGATATCATAGTTCTTCTAGGGTCTGACATCTGAGATGTAAATCTCATACAATAACTATTGGACTAGATGCTGGCTAGGTTTTGCCCTTGCCGCCTTGTACGCATCGAAAGGAGACCACTACTAACACGGAGAAACCACTAGGAATCATTAGCATGGTCAATCAGGAAATAACAGATATTGGTTTTACCCACGAAGATTTTGCTGCCCTTCTCGATAAATATGACTATCACTTTAGCCCGGGTGATATTGTTGCCGGAACAGTGTTTAGCTTAGAGCCGAGGGGCGCACTGATTGACATAGGTGCTAAAACAGCAGCTTATATTCCGATTCAGGAAATGTCTATCAACCGCATCGATAGCCCTGAAGAGGTGTTGCAATCAAATGAAACTCGTGAGTTCTTCATCCTCACCGATGAGAACGAAGATGGGCAGTTGACCCTCTCGATTCGTCGTATCGAATACATGCGAGCCTGGGAACGGGTTAGACAGTTGCAGAACGAAGATGCAACAGTCCGTTCCATTGTCTTTGCGACTAACCGGGGTGGTGCCCTTGTTCGGATTGAAGGACTCCGGGGATTTATTCCTGGTTCTCATATCAGCACTCGCAAACCCAAAGAAGATTTGGTAGGAGAAGAGCTTCCTCTCAAGTTTTTGGAGGTCGATGAAGAGCGCAACCGTCTGGTATTAAGCCACCGTCGTGCGCTGGTAGAGCGCAAGATGAATCGCCTGGAAGTTGGCGAAGTCGTCATTGGCACGGTTC
The window above is part of the Oscillatoria sp. FACHB-1407 genome. Proteins encoded here:
- the ctaD gene encoding cytochrome c oxidase subunit I, yielding MTQAEWQSTATPPVVHETPPERKWWEYFLFSTDHKVIGIQYLVTAFFFYLIGGTLATAIRTELATPASDLVAPDVYNGMLTLHGTIMIFLWIIPAGAGLANYMIPLMVGAKDMAFPKLNGVAFWMIVPAGLALVLSFFLEPPQAGWTSYPPLSLVSGKVGEGIWILGLLGLGTSSILGALNFLVTILRMRVPGMGINDMPLFCWSMLATSGLILIGTPVLAGALILLAFDLLAGTAFFNPTGGGDPIVYQHMFWFYSHPAVYIMILPLFGAISEILPVHSRKPLFGYRAIAYSSIAISFLGLIVWAHHMFTSGTPAWLRMFFMITTMVIAVPTGIKVFGWLGTIWGGKISLNSAMLFALGFISMFVIGGITGVMVASVPFDIHVHDTYFVVAHIHYVLFGGSVFGIYAAVYHWFPKMTGRMVNETWGIVHFVLTFIGMNLTFMPMHELGLLGMNRRVAMYDPKFADLNMICTVGSYILAVSTIPFLVNAVWSWLYGEKAGNNPWRGLTLEWMTTSPPPIENFEVTPVLVSGPYDYGMGDRNPEVDAEEQETNVESPPGFIPPEEARAGS
- a CDS encoding cytochrome c oxidase subunit II — translated: MNIPSNILTMLAGIALTLVSIWYGQNHGLLPIAASEEAAIIDGLFNTMMTVSVGLFLLVQGILVISVFKFRRRAGDQADGPPIHGNIPLEIVWTAIPAVVVLVIGVYSFEVYNRLGGFDPNAALDPGVAQVAMVPGDEATGLIASPKPKMPGHHHMALGIGAMPADEGRAADLVVDVMGLQYAWIFTYPASGVTTGELHVPVGKEVQLNIKAQDVLHAFWLPEFRLKQDAIPGRDAELRFKPTREGEYPIVCAELCGPYHGAMAAKLFVHSSDEFDGWLQQQVASNDNTAQVVAMRSEDRSEADYLTPIVDHTMGKAISPEALAQLHTHPSVTP
- a CDS encoding COX15/CtaA family protein is translated as MTDSVIHQRALDAGDITRSSEVLRPVDHIRKLIWKIAIATLILMAIGSATRVMNAGLACPDWPLCYGTLFPSQQMNFQVFLEWIHRLDAALIGLMAIALVGLSIWYRQDLPQWTPWGASFALFLIVFQGILGGLTVTEMLRFDIVTAHLGTALLFFMTLLIMGTALMPYQGTGTAGRLPWISFSAALLIYLQSLTGALVGSQWALHQCLSIAQLCSVMNSHLVGVMPTSVMVIILVTLAWRTPALHPVLRQLANSAAGLLLMQLVLGVSTFRLHLQVELLTVAHQFVGAALLGTLICFTILGWRDSSQSKTAFRHALESVEP
- a CDS encoding heme o synthase codes for the protein MHETAFAGTTRHHRNFWQVIQSYWQLTKPRIIVLLLITTAGSMWIAAKGEVDPLLLIVTLLSGALAAASANTINCLYDRDIDYEMERTRHRPLPSGRVQPRDALIFAIALALISFSLLTVFANLLSAMLAMSGIVTYVLVYTHWLKRHSTQNIVIGGAAGAIPPLVGWAAVTGDLGWAAWVFFAIIFFWTPPHFWALAMMIREDYAKVGVPMLPVVVGEEPTARQIWIYTLLLIPVTLLLVYPLHTMGTVYMAIALLLGGIFVAKAWALLQQPTDLGLARSLFKYSIFYMMLLSAGMAIDSLPITHQLTAVAADYLNTWVSTVASIMMG
- a CDS encoding leucine-rich repeat domain-containing protein, which gives rise to MPHIHVQLRATCLSLVAVFSAELPTLAQPVAPEAFETFEEWCLYRANIDQAARDTVNALLRAVGTTDCTEANERLMAPEQVTLDLRLNPYVLYLRQQQEAQATNSTPQFSAVPLLPPLLPPLPLLSYPTPFNSSGRPMTAYFRDGQTEITDLRPLEPLTNLRALYLDNNRIADLSPLRSLTHLTTLELNSSNIVDIAPLAELTQLTSLSLKDNRIQDLTPLSSLTALTQLHLSGNDVTSLSPLTPLTNLQVLSLEGCKVTDLAPIATLTQLQHLRLRGNAVTDVSPLASLTQLTTLGLERNQITDVTPLGALTQLTNLSLNNNQIVDPAPLRSLTSLTFLNLGENRITRVNGLESLTALTGLGLANNQVTDIAPLRSLTQLETLRLNHNQITDVTPLRSLTQLQTLSLNRNRITNVSHLQPLVNLNELQLGENQIADLNPLRSLTRLEVLALNNNRISSITTLRSLSNLGFLDLRNNRVRDVAPLRSLRRLYYVRLAGNPVSNLNSIQRRGLATDLGTDSGLPPLPTFIVPLPPIPSYRLPPVPILRPIPQASPPSLPPGETE